One Nicotiana tomentosiformis chromosome 4, ASM39032v3, whole genome shotgun sequence genomic window carries:
- the LOC104110674 gene encoding ubiquitin-like-specific protease 1D isoform X5 has product MRFSLDCEKIINDDEDPPAEQVLTSAMDGEEHKEGLSNLSNTELNEKIRRLKRSLSGTIGARLRDGGEKLRENVKLHEGELERRQRVGSQMQADSKTANDLQKEVYALNPCDHKRTLNRQFSQRKHKRELLSQEAPYKFPVDKGESFLNVDLKGRDSSTTRYSEEKFASSFSKKTKASQAQSSHTKRHANGEAVVLVDEEEPGANKAAERMDEVVECRNATKIYYPSRVDPESVEICCSDMESLAPEAYLSSTIMNFYIRYLQKIKAHADVDEYHFFNTYFYKKLKEAVLSKQNEKEASFFKLRRWWKGVNIFEKAYIFLPIHEDLHWSLVIICIPDKEDQLGPILLHLDSLGLHCSKSLFGTIRKSHNKEMSMTAVSLFFSLWSVSWKKFMEGLKRRIS; this is encoded by the exons ATGAGATTTTCTCTAGACTGCGAAAAAATAATCAACGACGACGAAGACCCTCCGGCGGAGCAGGTGCTTACCTCCGCCATGGACGGAGAGGAGCATAAAGAAGGACTTTCCAACTTATCAAATACTGAATTGAACGAAAAAATTAGGAGGCTTAAAAGGTCTCTGTCCGGCACCATTGGTGCTAGGTTACGCGATGGAGGTGAAAAGCTTAGGGAAAATGTCAAACTGCACGAGGGTGAATTAGAACGACGGCAGCGGGTCGGTTCCCAAATG CAGGCAGATTCAAAGACAGCCAATGATTTGCAAAAAGAAGTATATGCTCTGAATCCCTGTGACCACAAAAGGACACTAAACAGGCAATTTTCACAAAGAAAACACAAGCGAGAGTTGTTGTCACAGGAAGCACCTTATAAGTTTCCTGTAGACAAAGGTGAAAGTTTTTTAAATGTTGATCTTAAGGGAAGGGACTCTTCTACTACTCGTTATTCTGAAGAAAAATTTGCCAGCTCTTTCTCGAAGAA GACTAAAGCCTCTCAAGCCCAATCTTCACATACTAAAAGGCATGCAAAT GGGGAGGCTGTTGTTCTTGTGGATGAGGAGGAACCTGGTGCAAATAAAGCGGCAGAGCGAATGGACGAAGTTGTTGAATG CAGAAATGCAACCAAGATCTACTATCCTTCACG GGTTGATCCTGAATCAGTTGAAATTTGTTGTTCGGACATGGAATCTCTTGCACCTGAAGCATATTTGTCATCGACGATAATGAATTTCTACATCCG GTACCTCCAGAAGATAAAAGCTCATGCAGATGTAGATGAGTATCACTTTTTCAATACATATTTCTACAAGAAGCTCAAAGAGGCTGTACTGAGCAAG CAGAATGAAAAGGAAGCTTCATTTTTCAAACTAAGAAGGTGGTGGAAAGGGGTGAATATATTTGAGAAAGCCTATATATTTCTTCCCATACATGAAGA TCTTCATTGGAGCTTGGTTATAATTTGCATACCAGATAAAGAAGACCAACTGGGGCCAATTTTGCTTCACTTGGATTCATTAGGGCTCCACTGCAGCAAGTCCCTTTTTGGTACCATAAGAAA